In Gordonia phthalatica, one genomic interval encodes:
- a CDS encoding NDMA-dependent alcohol dehydrogenase has translation MKTKAAILHGVNEEWKVEEVELGDPVAGEVQVRLASSGLCHSDHHLRTGQSPAPMPVVGGHEGAGTVVKVGPGVTRFAEGDHVVTAFIPACGVCGPCSRGAQNICDEGAGLLTGLSISDKTHRVTQGDVGLTQMCLLGTFSPYITVNQASLVKIEDDIPLQNAALLGCGIATGWGSVTEIGGTRVGDTVVVVGIGGVGINAVQGAKAAGARHVVAVDPVKFKRDMAEKLGATHTFENMEAAVGPVGEMTWGTMADVVVLTIGEMKGEYIAPAMALTGKGGTAVVVGMGDYAAMDVKLNLFEMTLFQKRLQGAIFGGAGPRTQVPKLLNEYRTGALNLADLVTQTYRLEDINKAYDDMLEGNNIRGMIVFDETDW, from the coding sequence ATGAAGACGAAGGCCGCAATCCTGCACGGAGTGAACGAAGAGTGGAAGGTCGAGGAGGTGGAGCTCGGCGACCCCGTCGCCGGTGAGGTCCAGGTCCGGCTGGCCAGCTCGGGACTGTGCCACTCCGATCATCATCTGCGGACCGGGCAGAGTCCTGCGCCGATGCCGGTGGTCGGCGGTCACGAGGGTGCCGGAACCGTCGTCAAGGTGGGGCCCGGCGTGACCCGCTTCGCCGAGGGCGACCACGTCGTCACCGCCTTCATTCCGGCGTGCGGCGTCTGTGGTCCGTGTTCGCGCGGTGCGCAGAACATCTGCGACGAGGGCGCCGGACTGCTGACCGGCTTGTCGATCTCCGACAAGACGCACCGCGTCACCCAGGGCGACGTCGGGCTGACTCAGATGTGCCTGCTCGGCACCTTCTCCCCGTACATCACCGTCAACCAGGCGTCGCTGGTGAAGATCGAGGACGACATCCCGCTGCAGAACGCGGCGCTCCTCGGCTGCGGCATCGCGACCGGATGGGGATCGGTCACCGAGATCGGCGGCACCAGAGTCGGCGACACGGTGGTCGTGGTCGGCATCGGCGGCGTCGGCATCAACGCGGTTCAGGGTGCCAAGGCCGCGGGCGCGCGGCATGTCGTCGCCGTCGACCCGGTCAAGTTCAAGCGCGACATGGCCGAGAAGCTCGGCGCCACCCACACCTTCGAGAACATGGAGGCCGCGGTCGGCCCGGTCGGCGAGATGACATGGGGCACCATGGCCGATGTCGTCGTCCTCACCATCGGCGAGATGAAGGGCGAGTACATCGCGCCGGCCATGGCGCTCACCGGAAAGGGCGGTACGGCGGTCGTCGTCGGCATGGGCGACTACGCGGCGATGGACGTCAAGCTCAACCTGTTCGAGATGACCTTGTTCCAGAAGCGGTTGCAGGGCGCGATCTTCGGCGGCGCCGGTCCGCGTACGCAGGTGCCGAAACTCCTCAACGAGTACCGCACCGGTGCTCTCAACCTCGCCGACCTCGTCACCCAGACGTACCGACTGGAGGACATCAACAAGGCCTACGACGACATGCTCGAGGGCAACAACATTCGCGGCATGATCGTGTTCGACGAGACCGACTGGTAG
- a CDS encoding alpha/beta hydrolase family protein → MTLTRPHPLLTATLSTVLVALACAVVLVWGTVTPGSHPAAHSSHTAMVVPAAHHDRSVNGDVVRRIHYPAHDADPNQNYADLFLPADYTHRSAIPLVALVHGGSWARGVTAQSFDRLAHDLTARGIAVYNVEYRRVGTGGGWPTTFTDVGNALDDLPTVAANYPQIDLATSVLVGHSAGAQLAAWAGLRTAAAPGPGLGAPRWIPRRVVSISGPLDMTWSATHGDSRVVRVLQGTPSRVAAHYRLVDPLTLIDHRNDAVGPDFVVLHGTADHVVSPRDSIRFVVDYLTHGGHARLNLLPGQTHTSMFRSGSTAYRDLIRTIVDAAK, encoded by the coding sequence ATGACACTGACACGCCCGCACCCGCTCCTGACCGCGACGCTCTCGACCGTCCTGGTCGCACTCGCGTGCGCAGTGGTCCTGGTGTGGGGAACCGTGACCCCTGGTTCGCATCCGGCCGCGCACTCGTCGCACACCGCGATGGTGGTCCCGGCCGCCCATCACGACCGATCGGTGAACGGCGACGTCGTCCGTCGGATCCACTACCCGGCGCACGACGCCGATCCGAACCAGAACTATGCAGACCTCTTCCTGCCCGCCGACTACACGCACCGCAGCGCCATCCCGCTGGTCGCGCTGGTGCACGGCGGGTCGTGGGCGCGCGGGGTCACAGCGCAGAGCTTCGACCGCCTGGCACACGACCTCACAGCCCGCGGCATCGCCGTCTACAACGTCGAGTACCGGAGGGTCGGCACCGGCGGCGGCTGGCCGACCACCTTCACCGATGTCGGGAACGCCCTCGACGATCTGCCGACCGTGGCGGCGAACTACCCGCAGATCGACCTCGCGACGTCGGTCCTCGTCGGTCACAGCGCCGGCGCACAACTCGCCGCGTGGGCGGGACTGCGGACCGCGGCCGCACCTGGGCCCGGGCTGGGTGCTCCCCGCTGGATCCCGCGCCGCGTCGTCAGCATCTCCGGGCCCCTCGACATGACGTGGTCGGCCACCCACGGCGACAGCCGCGTGGTGCGGGTCCTGCAGGGAACACCGTCACGGGTCGCCGCCCACTACCGCCTGGTGGATCCGCTGACGCTCATCGACCATCGGAACGACGCGGTCGGCCCCGACTTCGTGGTGCTGCACGGGACCGCCGACCATGTGGTCTCCCCTCGCGACTCGATTCGCTTCGTCGTCGACTACCTGACGCACGGCGGACACGCCCGGCTGAACCTGCTCCCCGGGCAGACGCACACCTCAATGTTCCGGTCCGGATCCACGGCTTATCGGGATCTGATCCGGACGATCGTCGACGCCGCGAAGTGA
- a CDS encoding acyltransferase family protein — protein MKFAGNEADAPSVIAPRSRHNEDAAAGKSSGYRLDLDGIRGIAIFLVAVFHVWFGRVSGGVDVFLTLSGYFFVASLLKHVVKSQPAEVSWRIAIDPWPRLSRLLRRLIPAMFLLLAFIAAGIWWLMPSTRWGPLGKEILASAFYYQNYHLAFLSQDYGAANSAISPMQHLWSMSMQGQFFLLTLLTALALGGLLKWAGGRWEILTRYNVIRAIVGVTLLIVTLVSFAWANYRQGINQPFNYYDTIARVWEPMSGGLLAIWMPTLRLANWIRNLLTVFAVGMIASSGIWIEGVAEYPAMLALVPAGSTLLLIWIGSSATAPRPVPGNDLSQAGRVLAHPWIVWLGSIAYSLYLIHWPLLIFYLMWREQDDASFAEGTAILLISVLLAWLMTKFIETPLRAGRGDGFSQRYRRILTVLLIAATVFGLGSAAYWQHRQSQLIVDTTNLDARQYPGAAELLRDAPTPAVPVAPSPEAASDDWPLSHGPHFSNFGDPAIKVGAYGDVKATRTIAVVGGSHSEHWMTAVDQIGRKRGFRVTTYMKAGCALSTEAEVKIDGRTLTECTDWSRRVVDKLAVDKPDFIFTTATRPAQEGNGDLVPKGYIDFFKEFRDRGQKVIAVRDTPWTHGPQSPPDCIAAGKLPRVCGVARDRALAPENPADELKPDFPNMTFLDYSNGFCNETYCPAVVGNILVWHDFHHVTTAFMRSLVPFLDADLGKASGWW, from the coding sequence GTGAAGTTTGCTGGAAACGAGGCCGACGCCCCGTCCGTGATCGCTCCGCGGTCCCGCCACAACGAAGATGCGGCGGCCGGCAAGTCCTCGGGCTATCGACTCGACCTCGACGGCATCCGCGGCATCGCGATCTTCCTCGTCGCAGTCTTCCACGTGTGGTTCGGCCGGGTCTCGGGCGGCGTCGACGTCTTCTTGACCCTGTCCGGCTACTTCTTCGTCGCCTCACTGCTCAAGCACGTCGTGAAATCCCAGCCCGCCGAGGTCTCATGGCGGATCGCGATCGATCCATGGCCGCGTCTGAGTCGACTGCTCCGCCGATTGATTCCGGCGATGTTCCTGCTGCTCGCATTCATCGCGGCAGGCATCTGGTGGCTGATGCCGAGCACCCGCTGGGGTCCGCTCGGCAAAGAGATCCTGGCGTCGGCCTTCTACTACCAGAACTATCACCTGGCCTTCCTCTCCCAGGACTACGGCGCGGCCAACTCGGCGATCAGCCCGATGCAGCACCTGTGGTCCATGTCGATGCAGGGCCAGTTCTTCCTTCTGACCCTGCTCACCGCCCTCGCGCTGGGCGGTCTGCTCAAGTGGGCCGGCGGTCGCTGGGAGATCCTGACCCGATACAACGTGATCCGCGCGATCGTCGGCGTCACCCTCCTGATCGTCACTCTGGTCTCGTTCGCCTGGGCCAACTACCGCCAGGGCATCAACCAGCCGTTCAACTACTACGACACGATCGCCCGGGTCTGGGAGCCGATGTCCGGCGGACTGCTGGCGATCTGGATGCCGACGCTGAGATTGGCGAACTGGATCCGCAACCTCCTGACCGTGTTCGCGGTCGGCATGATCGCGTCGTCCGGCATCTGGATCGAGGGCGTCGCCGAGTATCCGGCCATGCTGGCCCTGGTGCCCGCGGGCTCCACCCTCCTGCTGATCTGGATCGGCTCGTCGGCCACCGCGCCGCGCCCCGTCCCCGGCAACGACCTCAGCCAGGCCGGCCGCGTGCTGGCCCACCCGTGGATCGTGTGGCTCGGCTCCATCGCCTACTCGCTGTACCTGATCCACTGGCCCCTCCTCATCTTCTATCTGATGTGGCGAGAACAGGACGACGCGTCGTTCGCCGAAGGCACGGCGATCCTGCTGATCTCCGTCCTCTTGGCCTGGCTGATGACCAAGTTCATCGAGACCCCGCTGCGTGCGGGGCGCGGCGACGGCTTCTCCCAGCGCTACCGCCGGATCCTCACCGTGCTGCTCATCGCCGCCACGGTCTTCGGGCTCGGAAGCGCAGCCTACTGGCAGCACCGGCAGAGCCAGTTGATCGTCGACACGACCAACCTGGACGCCCGCCAGTACCCGGGGGCGGCCGAACTCCTCCGCGACGCCCCGACTCCCGCGGTGCCGGTGGCGCCGTCGCCCGAGGCGGCCTCCGACGACTGGCCGCTGAGCCACGGACCCCACTTCTCGAACTTCGGCGACCCGGCGATCAAGGTCGGCGCCTACGGCGACGTCAAGGCCACGCGGACCATCGCGGTGGTCGGCGGTTCGCACTCCGAGCACTGGATGACCGCTGTCGACCAGATCGGCCGAAAGCGCGGCTTCCGAGTCACGACGTACATGAAGGCGGGCTGCGCGCTCTCGACCGAGGCCGAGGTCAAGATCGACGGCCGCACCCTCACCGAGTGCACCGACTGGTCGCGCCGCGTGGTCGACAAGTTGGCCGTCGACAAGCCCGACTTCATCTTCACGACGGCCACCCGCCCCGCGCAGGAGGGCAACGGCGACCTGGTTCCGAAGGGCTACATCGACTTCTTCAAGGAGTTCCGCGACCGCGGACAGAAGGTGATCGCGGTTCGCGACACTCCGTGGACGCACGGCCCCCAGTCGCCGCCGGACTGCATTGCAGCGGGCAAGCTGCCGCGCGTGTGCGGTGTGGCACGTGACCGTGCGCTCGCGCCCGAGAACCCCGCGGACGAGCTGAAGCCCGACTTCCCGAACATGACTTTCCTGGACTACAGCAACGGGTTCTGCAACGAGACCTACTGTCCGGCGGTGGTCGGCAACATCCTGGTGTGGCACGACTTCCACCATGTGACCACCGCGTTCATGCGGAGCCTGGTCCCGTTCCTGGACGCCGATCTCGGGAAGGCCAGCGGCTGGTGGTGA
- a CDS encoding acyltransferase gives MSSSTVALSPVTTGIVRPAPSAPLKRPYLHHVDLIRTTTFALVIFMHVLTSTTAEFSSMGTNATALLLHSTRNIFFALTGFVLMYQYLDRPDFRTTSFWRRRMKLVILPYLVWSFLYWVVTVMWMGGRLADIPTSLNELGDRIMWGTAAYHLYFLLVMLQVYLLFPLLRKLILATRGHHGLVLAVSVGLQVTVLSLISYWAPPAALQELWNHLYATVIPYQLLIVLGALAADHRDRVGRALRGHGELIGWLFLGTGMLAIGAYVHRVLFSGAPINDPGSPFELTLLPFILVAVVSVYAMALHWSTYHLESTPIMAKVVSYASNRSFAVFLVHVMVLTALLYPKTADGQKWIVAAIPQPFGTLTVYLVTVAVSLAAVEVFRRLPGSLYLTGRPRLPLRPMI, from the coding sequence ATGTCGTCGTCCACGGTCGCACTCTCCCCGGTGACCACCGGCATCGTCCGCCCCGCCCCGTCGGCCCCGCTCAAACGGCCGTACCTGCACCACGTGGACCTGATCCGCACGACGACGTTCGCGCTCGTCATCTTCATGCACGTGCTGACGTCGACCACCGCCGAGTTCTCCAGCATGGGGACCAACGCGACGGCGCTGCTGCTGCACTCGACGCGCAACATCTTCTTCGCACTCACCGGCTTCGTCCTGATGTACCAGTATCTGGACCGCCCGGACTTCCGCACGACGTCGTTCTGGCGGCGGCGGATGAAGCTGGTGATCCTTCCGTACCTGGTGTGGTCGTTCCTGTACTGGGTGGTCACGGTGATGTGGATGGGCGGGCGACTCGCCGACATCCCGACCAGCCTGAACGAGCTCGGCGACCGCATCATGTGGGGCACCGCCGCCTACCACCTGTACTTCCTGCTCGTGATGCTGCAGGTCTACCTCCTGTTCCCGCTGCTGCGGAAGCTGATCCTGGCGACGCGCGGCCATCACGGGCTGGTGCTCGCCGTCAGCGTCGGCTTGCAGGTGACGGTGCTTAGCCTGATCTCCTACTGGGCCCCGCCCGCCGCGCTGCAGGAACTGTGGAACCACCTGTACGCGACGGTGATCCCGTACCAGCTGCTGATCGTTCTCGGCGCGCTGGCCGCCGACCATCGCGACCGGGTGGGTCGCGCCCTCCGCGGCCACGGCGAGCTCATCGGTTGGCTGTTCCTCGGCACCGGCATGCTGGCGATCGGCGCTTACGTGCACCGGGTGCTGTTCAGTGGCGCCCCGATCAACGACCCCGGCAGCCCGTTCGAGTTGACGCTGCTGCCGTTCATCCTCGTCGCCGTCGTCTCCGTGTACGCGATGGCCCTGCACTGGTCCACCTATCACCTGGAGAGCACCCCGATCATGGCCAAGGTGGTGTCGTACGCGTCCAACCGGTCGTTCGCGGTGTTCCTGGTGCACGTGATGGTGCTGACCGCCCTGCTGTACCCGAAGACCGCCGACGGGCAGAAGTGGATCGTCGCGGCGATCCCGCAGCCCTTCGGGACGCTGACCGTCTATCTGGTGACGGTGGCCGTCTCCCTAGCGGCCGTCGAGGTGTTCCGACGCCTGCCCGGGTCCCTCTACCTGACGGGACGACCGCGACTTCCGTTGCGACCGATGATTTAG
- a CDS encoding hexameric tyrosine-coordinated heme protein, with the protein MTDTWLTSLITDTPQAGFELAITLSRRGVKYTQPDGEVLHKLRPEYSEDADALIAGSQVVATNFQTVAAANNYWR; encoded by the coding sequence ATGACCGACACCTGGCTCACCAGCCTCATCACCGACACCCCGCAGGCCGGGTTCGAGCTCGCCATCACGCTCAGCCGCCGGGGCGTCAAGTACACCCAGCCCGACGGCGAGGTGCTGCACAAGCTGCGCCCCGAGTACTCCGAAGACGCAGACGCTCTCATCGCAGGCTCGCAGGTCGTGGCGACCAACTTCCAGACGGTCGCCGCCGCGAACAACTACTGGCGCTGA
- a CDS encoding SanA/YdcF family protein → MTRRWNSSHLRLAALLAVIAVEVMVAVTSTWMVVAARGRVVDAAGIPDDAPRTMIVLGAKVSDDEVGVYLRARLDVAVAAYRVGRVDMILASGNDGDDAGNEVRVMRAYLEQRGVPAHAIEDDRLGLNTNATCRRARTLYDIESATIVTQNFHVARAVTLCRAWGIDVVGVVAPCDQCSILSLVRNQLREALASRPRAVFDALRAGR, encoded by the coding sequence GTGACCCGTCGCTGGAACTCCTCTCACCTGCGCCTGGCGGCCCTGCTCGCGGTGATCGCGGTCGAGGTGATGGTCGCCGTCACCTCCACGTGGATGGTGGTGGCCGCGCGCGGGCGGGTGGTCGACGCCGCCGGGATTCCGGACGACGCTCCGCGGACGATGATCGTGCTCGGCGCCAAGGTGTCCGACGACGAGGTAGGCGTCTACCTGCGCGCCCGCCTGGACGTCGCCGTCGCGGCCTATCGGGTCGGCCGCGTCGACATGATCCTCGCGTCGGGCAACGACGGCGACGACGCCGGGAACGAGGTGCGCGTGATGCGCGCCTACCTGGAACAGCGCGGGGTCCCCGCGCATGCGATCGAAGACGACCGGCTGGGACTCAACACCAATGCCACCTGCCGCCGAGCGCGCACCCTGTACGACATCGAGTCGGCGACGATCGTCACCCAGAACTTTCATGTGGCCCGCGCGGTGACGCTGTGCCGTGCTTGGGGCATCGACGTGGTCGGCGTCGTCGCGCCGTGCGATCAGTGCTCGATCCTGAGCCTGGTGCGCAATCAGCTGCGCGAGGCACTCGCATCACGACCGCGCGCCGTGTTCGACGCGCTGCGCGCGGGTCGCTGA
- a CDS encoding WS/DGAT/MGAT family O-acyltransferase: MQYMPVTESMFLIAETRDQPMHVGGLQLFIPREGQTPEELADDVSQRFHAATEVSPMFRRRPATPAQVAGYTAWTEDDEIDFDYHIRQIILPRPGEVKDLLRYVSQNHGALLDRRRPMWEAHIIEGLQDGRVALYTKVHHSVVDGVTALRLLQRTLSTDPDDRSATAFWDMELVRRRRKRKAAEKPEKSLLSTITDAAGSVVDAAGQVAGIGPAAAKIAAAGLLDKNYVAPLQMAPTTMLNQSIGSARRFAAQDWPIERLRAAGRAQKMTVNDVIVAMCAGALRSYLAEHDDLPEESLIAAMPVSLHADGDADGNAVTLISVRMATDIADPGERVAAIKASTASAKKVVRKLKPLQALTLGAAMGWPLAFATVPGFVQYSPRGFNLMISNVPGPDEDLYWNGAKLDGCYPVSIPMEGLAMNITVTTVAGKAGFGIIGARAQLPSLQKILTHLETALTELEALPPAE, encoded by the coding sequence TTGCAGTACATGCCGGTCACCGAATCCATGTTCCTCATCGCCGAGACCCGCGACCAACCGATGCATGTCGGCGGTCTGCAGCTGTTCATCCCCCGCGAAGGACAGACGCCCGAGGAGTTGGCCGACGACGTCTCGCAGCGTTTCCACGCGGCCACCGAGGTGTCTCCGATGTTCCGTCGACGTCCCGCGACCCCCGCCCAGGTGGCCGGGTACACGGCGTGGACCGAGGACGATGAGATCGACTTCGACTACCACATCCGGCAGATCATCCTTCCGCGTCCGGGCGAGGTGAAGGACTTGCTGCGGTATGTCTCACAGAACCACGGCGCCCTCCTCGACCGGCGCCGCCCGATGTGGGAGGCCCACATCATCGAGGGGCTGCAGGACGGTCGCGTGGCCCTCTACACCAAGGTCCACCACTCGGTGGTCGACGGCGTCACGGCCCTGCGCCTGTTGCAGCGCACCCTGTCGACCGATCCGGACGACCGTTCGGCCACCGCCTTCTGGGACATGGAGTTGGTGCGCCGCCGCCGCAAGCGCAAGGCCGCCGAGAAGCCGGAGAAGAGTCTCCTGAGCACCATCACCGACGCCGCGGGCTCCGTCGTCGACGCCGCGGGCCAGGTGGCCGGCATCGGCCCGGCGGCAGCGAAGATCGCCGCCGCGGGGCTGCTGGACAAGAACTACGTCGCACCGCTGCAGATGGCACCGACCACCATGCTGAACCAGTCGATCGGCTCGGCACGACGGTTCGCCGCGCAGGACTGGCCGATCGAGCGGCTGCGGGCCGCGGGGCGCGCGCAGAAGATGACCGTCAACGACGTGATCGTCGCGATGTGCGCCGGCGCCCTGCGCTCCTACCTCGCCGAGCACGACGACCTCCCCGAGGAGTCGCTGATCGCCGCGATGCCGGTCTCGCTGCACGCCGACGGGGACGCCGACGGCAACGCCGTGACCCTGATCTCGGTCCGCATGGCCACCGATATCGCCGATCCCGGCGAGCGCGTGGCGGCGATCAAGGCGTCCACCGCGAGCGCGAAGAAGGTGGTCCGCAAGCTGAAGCCGCTGCAGGCCCTGACCCTGGGCGCCGCGATGGGCTGGCCGCTGGCGTTCGCGACGGTCCCGGGTTTCGTGCAGTACAGCCCGCGCGGCTTCAACCTGATGATCTCCAACGTCCCCGGACCCGACGAGGACCTGTACTGGAACGGCGCCAAGCTCGACGGCTGCTACCCGGTGTCCATCCCGATGGAGGGACTGGCGATGAACATCACCGTCACCACCGTCGCGGGCAAGGCGGGATTCGGCATCATCGGCGCCCGCGCGCAGCTGCCCAGCCTGCAGAAGATCCTGACGCATCTGGAGACGGCGTTGACCGAGCTGGAGGCGTTGCCGCCCGCCGAGTAG